From a single Streptomyces rubradiris genomic region:
- a CDS encoding TerD family protein, whose translation MGFFDGLLGGRAAAFDSGNAATNAIELTRRHPTVSLTKQGAATGNLRVNLTWRMRTSDFGPGPRTSLLRHPFKALKPPEILGHGQSMVNVDLDLGCLYELTDGTKGVVQPLGGYLGDVNAPPYIKLSGDDRFGSGSGETMYVNLDHREDIRRLLVFVYIYDQTPAFDRTQAVVTLYPSNGPRIEIGLDERHPQARSCAVVLLENVKDELIVRREVKFVYGFQGELDRLYGWGLQWGRGYKAKADR comes from the coding sequence ATGGGTTTCTTCGACGGGCTGCTCGGCGGGCGCGCCGCGGCCTTCGACTCGGGCAACGCGGCCACCAACGCGATCGAGCTGACCAGGCGGCACCCGACGGTGTCCCTGACCAAGCAGGGCGCGGCCACCGGCAACCTGCGCGTCAACCTCACCTGGCGGATGCGGACCTCCGACTTCGGTCCGGGCCCCCGCACCAGCCTGCTGCGCCACCCCTTCAAGGCGCTGAAGCCGCCGGAGATCCTCGGCCACGGCCAGAGCATGGTCAACGTCGACCTCGACCTGGGCTGCCTGTACGAGCTCACCGACGGCACCAAGGGCGTCGTCCAGCCCCTCGGCGGCTACCTCGGCGACGTCAACGCACCGCCGTACATCAAGCTCAGCGGCGACGACCGGTTCGGCTCCGGTTCCGGCGAGACGATGTACGTCAACCTCGACCACCGCGAGGACATCAGGCGGCTGCTGGTCTTCGTCTACATCTACGACCAGACGCCCGCCTTCGACCGTACCCAGGCCGTCGTCACCCTCTACCCGAGCAACGGCCCCCGCATCGAGATCGGCCTGGACGAACGCCATCCCCAGGCCCGCTCCTGCGCCGTCGTCCTCCTGGAGAACGTCAAGGACGAACTGATCGTCCGCCGCGAGGTCAAGTTCGTCTACGGCTTCCAGGGCGAACTGGACCGCCTCTACGGCTGGGGCCTCCAGTGGGGCAGGGGCTACAAGGCGAAGGCGGACAGATGA